One stretch of Chitinophaga pendula DNA includes these proteins:
- a CDS encoding aldo/keto reductase, with the protein MEKRTLGQSEIGIAPLAFGGNVLGWTADSATSLRLLDAFLDAGCNLVDTADVYSKWVPGHQGGESETVIGEWLKKSGRRKEVVLASKVGAEMAPDRKGLSRDHILRSVDESLRRLQTDYIDLYQTHYDDLDTPIEETLSTYAELIQSGKVRAIGTSNMSPERLLQSLAVSEEKGLPRYETLEPEYNLYDREGFERQYAPVCQQYNLGVISYYSLASGFLSGKYRSEADVSKSPRGKKAMSYLNKRGFAILEALDNVAERYHSTPAAVSLAWLMVTPGITAPIASATSLEQLGELIQATQLQLDSDAMELLNLASSY; encoded by the coding sequence ATGGAAAAAAGAACATTGGGACAATCGGAGATTGGTATAGCGCCACTGGCATTTGGCGGTAACGTATTGGGATGGACGGCGGACTCCGCTACTTCATTGCGTTTGTTGGATGCATTCCTGGATGCCGGATGTAACCTGGTGGATACGGCGGATGTGTATTCCAAGTGGGTGCCGGGGCACCAGGGAGGGGAATCGGAGACGGTTATTGGGGAATGGCTCAAAAAGAGTGGCCGTCGTAAGGAGGTGGTCCTTGCTTCGAAGGTAGGTGCGGAGATGGCGCCGGACCGGAAGGGGCTTTCGCGGGATCATATTTTGCGTTCGGTGGATGAGTCGTTGCGGCGATTGCAGACTGATTATATTGATCTTTACCAGACGCATTATGATGATCTGGACACGCCTATTGAGGAGACATTGAGTACTTATGCGGAGCTGATCCAATCGGGGAAGGTGCGGGCGATCGGGACATCGAATATGAGTCCGGAGCGGTTGTTGCAGTCGCTGGCGGTTAGTGAGGAGAAGGGGTTACCGCGGTATGAGACTTTGGAGCCGGAGTATAATCTTTATGACCGCGAGGGGTTTGAGCGGCAGTATGCGCCTGTTTGCCAGCAGTATAACCTCGGTGTGATCAGTTATTATTCGCTGGCCAGCGGGTTTTTAAGTGGCAAGTACCGTTCGGAGGCGGATGTAAGTAAGAGTCCTCGAGGGAAAAAGGCGATGAGTTATCTGAATAAGCGCGGGTTTGCGATCCTGGAGGCGTTGGATAATGTGGCAGAGCGATATCACAGTACGCCTGCTGCGGTGTCGTTGGCCTGGTTGATGGTGACCCCTGGTATTACGGCCCCTATTGCCAGTGCGACGAGTTTGGAGCAGTTGGGGGAATTGATACAGGCGACGCAGTTGCAATTGGATAGTGATGCGATGGAATTGTTGAACCTGGCGAGCAGTTACTGA
- a CDS encoding outer membrane beta-barrel protein, with amino-acid sequence MKKRVIMLSTFALATAFTSHVFAQKAPAASSKFYLKASGGYFFSVTPGQFPDVGQFPPHDVRREVDPATGATTTLSEKVLTGSYGQGARGGLTFGWNINQYIGIEATFNYFRSSKNLMTKQLTTRKGTSQVLGDVASHGYAQAIDFMPSIVLNPGFAKLNPYVRFGAVLPLWGNLNIETDALVSGTATLPGVGAVLTRTNIHREERIKPSPTIGFQGALGATYPISRKLDIFLEMEYRNVPVKGKEKEVKVFDQTTTFLSPTTGQPIPNVPQQKRGLNDLSTAERNTEYVTTIDQNSNTPTGQNASGGTNYKDNNRPANELKSYINIGGLGFNAGLRFRL; translated from the coding sequence ATGAAGAAACGTGTAATCATGCTATCCACGTTTGCGCTCGCAACTGCTTTTACCAGCCACGTTTTTGCGCAGAAAGCCCCCGCAGCGTCTTCCAAATTCTACCTCAAAGCATCAGGAGGGTACTTCTTCAGTGTAACCCCCGGACAATTTCCGGATGTAGGACAATTCCCTCCTCATGACGTACGTCGCGAAGTAGACCCGGCGACAGGCGCCACCACCACATTATCTGAAAAGGTATTGACCGGCTCATACGGCCAGGGCGCCAGAGGCGGCCTTACCTTCGGCTGGAACATCAATCAGTACATCGGCATCGAGGCCACCTTCAACTACTTCCGTAGTAGCAAAAACCTCATGACCAAACAACTGACCACCCGAAAAGGAACCTCCCAGGTACTGGGAGATGTAGCATCACATGGATACGCGCAGGCCATCGACTTCATGCCCAGCATCGTACTCAACCCGGGCTTCGCCAAACTCAACCCTTACGTACGTTTCGGCGCAGTACTCCCGCTATGGGGTAACCTCAACATCGAAACAGATGCGCTGGTTTCCGGTACCGCTACCTTGCCTGGCGTAGGCGCCGTACTGACCCGTACCAACATCCACCGCGAAGAACGGATCAAACCAAGCCCCACCATCGGCTTCCAGGGCGCTTTGGGCGCCACTTATCCCATCAGCCGCAAACTCGACATATTCCTCGAAATGGAATATCGTAACGTGCCGGTAAAAGGCAAAGAGAAAGAAGTAAAAGTGTTCGATCAAACCACCACCTTCCTCAGCCCCACCACCGGACAACCCATCCCTAACGTACCACAGCAGAAACGCGGCCTGAACGACCTCAGCACCGCCGAACGCAACACCGAGTACGTTACCACCATCGACCAAAACTCAAATACCCCCACCGGCCAGAACGCCAGCGGTGGTACCAACTACAAAGACAACAACCGACCTGCCAACGAACTGAAATCTTACATCAACATCGGTGGCCTGGGCTTCAACGCTGGCCTGCGATTCAGATTGTAA
- a CDS encoding GNAT family N-acetyltransferase, with protein sequence MQSFETSTLLATEAEQLLALQLDNMKEQLSAQTAASQGFLTFQYDIVTLRSMMRDMPQPVVRGHGQLVGYALAASRAACAESRLLAPLAEQCQELYIDDRRIGDLRYYIMGQICVREGWRGMGLFDALYQHHKVLFSGAYDCMVTEISAANKRSLAAHARVGFQTVQIVREGDVTWHVVAWDWR encoded by the coding sequence ATGCAATCATTTGAGACATCCACATTACTGGCTACGGAGGCGGAGCAGTTATTGGCGCTACAGCTTGACAATATGAAGGAGCAGTTATCTGCGCAGACGGCGGCGAGTCAGGGTTTTCTAACTTTTCAGTATGATATTGTTACGCTTCGCAGTATGATGCGGGATATGCCGCAGCCGGTTGTTCGCGGGCATGGTCAGCTCGTTGGTTATGCATTGGCGGCGTCGCGGGCGGCCTGTGCGGAGAGTAGGTTATTGGCGCCTTTGGCGGAGCAATGCCAGGAGTTGTATATCGATGACCGGCGGATCGGTGATCTGCGGTATTATATTATGGGGCAGATCTGTGTGCGGGAAGGATGGCGGGGTATGGGTCTATTTGATGCCTTGTACCAGCATCATAAGGTGCTTTTCAGCGGGGCGTATGACTGTATGGTCACGGAGATATCGGCTGCTAATAAGCGGTCGCTTGCGGCGCATGCGCGGGTTGGTTTCCAGACGGTGCAGATAGTCCGGGAAGGTGATGTGACCTGGCATGTGGTGGCCTGGGACTGGCGGTAG
- a CDS encoding polymerase, which produces MKCRNIYITVILLLLSQHIYAQLFSRPDSLSRRKPSLFPLPALGYSQEKGLEFGAYLLYSFYTDRHLPDTGTRNSTVNLGTTFTTEKQFKVDLKTDIWTRGNKYHYKGNLRYHNFPIYFYGIGDKTLDSNRTLLDNTRYKVQLEAERRVGGHFYVGFSLLFQHDAYSAKKDKGIYPQADLVDKDGGYVTFLGVTGIFDNRDNQNYTRKGTWLKANIAYAPSFLSKHALWRFEGQGTQFFSISPKSTIGLNGYLQSVQGDQVPFYLLPEMGNDLLMRGYYTGRYRDRNYLAGQVEYRYFIDPKIPIKIWFVDMQPKFALAGFAGTGAVFNNHNFGIDRFKPNYGLGIRWFYDEHAKLTIRLDYGWGEKRPGEKRQSGFYLSLAEAF; this is translated from the coding sequence ATGAAGTGCAGGAATATATATATTACCGTTATATTGCTATTACTGAGCCAACACATATATGCTCAGTTGTTCTCCCGTCCAGACAGCTTATCACGTCGTAAGCCCAGCCTCTTCCCGTTGCCCGCCCTCGGATACTCCCAGGAAAAAGGCCTCGAATTCGGCGCCTACCTCCTGTATTCCTTTTATACAGATCGACACCTCCCGGACACCGGCACCCGCAACTCCACCGTCAACCTGGGTACCACCTTCACCACTGAAAAACAGTTCAAGGTAGACCTCAAAACCGACATCTGGACCCGCGGCAACAAATACCACTATAAAGGCAACCTCCGATACCATAACTTTCCCATCTACTTCTACGGCATCGGCGACAAAACACTGGATAGCAACCGTACCCTCCTGGATAATACCCGCTATAAAGTACAGCTGGAAGCAGAACGTAGGGTAGGAGGGCACTTCTATGTAGGATTCTCCCTCCTGTTCCAACATGACGCCTACAGCGCCAAAAAAGATAAAGGCATCTATCCACAAGCCGACCTCGTCGACAAAGATGGCGGCTATGTCACCTTCCTCGGTGTCACCGGCATCTTCGACAACCGCGATAACCAGAACTACACCCGCAAAGGCACCTGGCTCAAAGCCAACATAGCATACGCTCCATCCTTCCTCAGCAAACATGCCCTCTGGCGCTTCGAAGGACAGGGCACTCAGTTCTTCTCCATATCCCCCAAAAGCACCATCGGTCTCAATGGATACCTCCAGTCCGTTCAAGGCGACCAGGTACCGTTTTACCTGCTGCCCGAAATGGGAAATGACCTGCTCATGAGAGGCTACTACACCGGCCGCTATCGCGATCGTAACTACCTCGCCGGACAAGTAGAATACCGCTACTTCATCGATCCTAAAATACCAATCAAAATATGGTTCGTCGACATGCAACCGAAATTTGCCCTCGCAGGCTTTGCCGGCACAGGCGCCGTATTCAATAACCATAACTTCGGCATCGATCGCTTCAAACCCAACTACGGCCTCGGTATCCGCTGGTTCTACGACGAACATGCCAAACTCACCATCCGCCTCGACTACGGATGGGGCGAAAAACGCCCGGGTGAAAAACGCCAGTCCGGTTTCTATCTCTCCCTGGCAGAAGCTTTCTAA
- a CDS encoding SelT/SelW/SelH family protein, translating to MKPTVTIEYCPKCGWMLRAAYMAQELLTTFTEDLHQVALKPSEVGGSYIIYLNDQVIFDRKETGHFPEIKTLKQLVRDLVNPGKNLGHSDRK from the coding sequence ATGAAACCGACCGTCACCATCGAATACTGCCCTAAATGCGGCTGGATGCTCCGCGCCGCCTATATGGCACAGGAACTGCTCACCACCTTCACCGAAGATCTCCACCAGGTCGCCCTCAAACCTAGCGAAGTAGGTGGAAGCTATATCATCTATCTTAACGACCAGGTCATCTTCGATAGAAAAGAAACCGGACATTTCCCGGAAATCAAAACCCTGAAACAGCTGGTAAGAGACCTCGTAAATCCCGGCAAAAACCTCGGACACAGCGATCGCAAATAA
- a CDS encoding LysE family translocator, with product MLALSNIIAFCIASVILIAIPGPSVLYIIARSTEQGRKAGLVSVAGIETGTMVHVCAAAFGLSALLMSSALAFSLLKYAGAIYLIWLGIKKFSEKQASSQVTLRPQESMSRIYWQGAVVNILNPKTALFFFAFLPQFIEPARGHVSLQVFILGSIFASIAWISDTLYALAAGSLSAWLRKNPAYMKIQAYVSGAIYLLLGVLTLFYQPAQKK from the coding sequence ATGCTGGCATTATCAAATATTATCGCTTTCTGTATCGCGTCCGTCATCCTCATTGCCATCCCCGGTCCGTCCGTATTATACATCATCGCCCGCAGTACCGAACAAGGACGCAAAGCCGGCCTCGTATCCGTAGCGGGTATAGAAACCGGTACCATGGTGCACGTCTGCGCCGCCGCATTCGGCCTGTCCGCATTGCTCATGAGCTCCGCCCTCGCTTTCAGCCTCCTCAAATACGCCGGCGCCATATACCTCATCTGGCTCGGTATCAAAAAGTTCAGCGAAAAACAAGCCTCCTCACAAGTAACCCTCCGCCCACAGGAATCCATGTCCCGCATCTACTGGCAGGGCGCCGTGGTCAATATCCTCAATCCTAAAACAGCCTTGTTCTTCTTTGCATTTTTACCACAGTTCATCGAACCGGCCAGAGGCCATGTCAGCCTACAAGTATTCATACTGGGCAGCATATTCGCCAGCATAGCCTGGATATCCGATACCTTGTACGCCCTCGCCGCCGGCAGCCTCTCCGCATGGCTCCGTAAAAATCCTGCCTATATGAAGATACAGGCATACGTTAGCGGGGCCATATACCTCCTCCTCGGCGTACTCACCCTCTTCTATCAACCTGCTCAAAAGAAATAA
- a CDS encoding tetratricopeptide repeat protein, producing MRLTSSYVYIFLLLLPVLFTGGHAFAQREMQDSLSLLLRAHLVRDTQRVVLLNQLSRVYFNRQPAQAFVYAKEALHISDSLHYTKGKIWAKRNMALVENVHGNLEKQMELTVTALALAEPNDLPAMAVLYNDIGNIYVEQEHPEQGLAYFKKSLPIKQYLHQQVEVGKTLNNIGCAYLKLQQLDSALHYLQAAEAIKLSFQDRPSLAFTYENIGIIHMLSGDYPKSLHYHELSAAYYKEANNLLGLTKAYLNLGLINTMLKRYPVADKYLSNAASLNETQQNVRNELIYYRYRAQLDSARHDYLSALNNYKHYASLNESFFNKEKTQLIEQTREKYESEKRQRENEILKRSSG from the coding sequence ATGCGACTTACATCTTCGTATGTATATATTTTTTTATTGTTATTACCGGTACTTTTTACCGGCGGGCATGCATTTGCGCAGCGAGAGATGCAGGATAGTCTATCGTTATTATTGCGGGCACATCTTGTAAGGGATACGCAGCGGGTAGTATTGTTGAACCAGTTAAGTCGTGTTTATTTCAACCGGCAGCCGGCGCAAGCATTTGTGTATGCGAAGGAGGCGCTGCATATCAGTGACAGTCTGCATTATACGAAAGGTAAGATATGGGCGAAGCGGAATATGGCGTTGGTGGAGAATGTGCATGGTAACCTGGAGAAGCAGATGGAGCTGACGGTGACGGCGCTGGCATTGGCGGAGCCTAATGATCTGCCGGCGATGGCGGTGTTATATAATGACATTGGCAACATTTATGTAGAGCAGGAGCATCCGGAGCAGGGGTTGGCGTATTTTAAGAAATCGTTGCCTATCAAACAGTATCTGCATCAGCAGGTGGAGGTAGGTAAGACGTTGAATAATATCGGGTGTGCGTATCTTAAGTTGCAGCAGCTGGATTCGGCGTTGCATTATCTGCAGGCGGCGGAGGCGATCAAGTTATCTTTCCAGGACCGTCCGAGCCTGGCTTTCACTTATGAGAATATAGGTATCATACATATGTTGTCGGGGGATTACCCGAAGTCCTTACATTATCATGAGTTGTCTGCTGCTTATTATAAGGAGGCCAATAACCTGCTTGGGTTGACGAAGGCCTATTTGAACCTGGGGTTGATCAATACGATGCTTAAGCGGTACCCGGTGGCGGATAAATATCTGTCTAATGCGGCTTCTTTGAACGAGACGCAGCAGAATGTGCGTAATGAGCTGATCTATTACCGGTATCGCGCGCAGCTGGATTCGGCGCGGCATGATTACCTGTCTGCCCTGAATAACTACAAACATTATGCATCGTTGAATGAGAGCTTCTTCAATAAGGAGAAGACGCAACTGATAGAGCAGACGAGGGAAAAATATGAATCGGAGAAGCGGCAGCGGGAGAACGAGATACTAAAAAGGAGCAGCGGCTGA
- a CDS encoding sensor histidine kinase: protein MTTISQQRVFVGAVALLFIILLAATILLYRTYRQQHELYSELNSRNEKVSLQNSIISEQNAALESLHQVKDKIFSVISHDLRSPLAILEGLLFLLRDDKIPQQQFRNYTDELWRDMKNTAYMMDNLLHWASSQMKGIRVHADDFDITGLLNQEFSLLQSLARQKEVTLEHRLNRSILVYADPDMIRLVIRNLISNAIKFTPAGGAISVYALLNERHVEIAVQDNGIGIPEANQAKIFSHLYYSTSGTQNEKGCGLGLTLSKDFLLRNEGTIWFKSQPRNGTTFYFTLPLSQEEEATKSGYTLIIKENNTNLIPKASP, encoded by the coding sequence TTGACGACGATCAGTCAGCAGCGGGTATTCGTGGGTGCGGTGGCGTTATTGTTCATTATCCTGCTTGCGGCAACGATTTTACTGTATCGTACTTACCGGCAGCAGCATGAGTTGTATAGTGAGTTGAACAGCCGTAATGAGAAGGTATCGTTACAGAACAGTATTATCAGTGAGCAGAATGCGGCGTTGGAGAGTTTGCACCAGGTGAAGGACAAGATCTTTTCTGTGATCTCTCACGATCTGCGGTCTCCGTTGGCTATACTGGAGGGGTTGTTGTTTCTGTTGCGCGATGATAAGATCCCGCAACAGCAGTTCCGCAATTATACGGATGAGTTGTGGCGGGACATGAAGAATACGGCCTATATGATGGATAATTTGCTTCATTGGGCCAGCAGCCAGATGAAAGGCATACGGGTACATGCGGATGATTTTGACATTACGGGTTTGCTCAACCAGGAGTTTTCGCTGTTGCAGTCGCTGGCACGGCAGAAGGAGGTGACGTTGGAGCACCGGTTGAACCGGAGCATATTGGTATATGCCGATCCGGATATGATACGGCTGGTGATCCGTAACCTGATCAGTAATGCGATCAAGTTCACTCCTGCCGGGGGAGCTATCAGCGTATATGCGTTGCTGAATGAGAGGCATGTTGAGATTGCGGTACAGGATAATGGCATTGGTATTCCAGAAGCGAACCAGGCGAAGATCTTTTCGCATCTTTATTATTCTACCAGTGGTACGCAGAATGAGAAGGGATGTGGATTGGGATTGACGCTTTCGAAGGATTTCCTGTTGCGTAACGAGGGTACTATTTGGTTTAAGAGTCAGCCCCGTAATGGTACTACTTTTTATTTCACGCTTCCGCTGAGCCAGGAGGAAGAGGCTACTAAGTCAGGATATACGCTTATCATAAAGGAAAACAATACGAATCTTATTCCCAAGGCATCTCCATAA
- a CDS encoding DinB family protein: MLTTTLINIFDRDLGKLEEEIRTFKQEELLWKTLPGITNSAGNLTLHLAGNLRHFVGALLGNTGYIRDRDKEFSAKDIPAADLLSAIAETKQVVKETIGKLSADDLDKTYPVKIFDTELTTGYFLVHLLSHLSYHLGQINYLRRILQP, from the coding sequence ATGCTCACGACCACCTTAATCAACATCTTTGACCGGGACCTCGGCAAACTGGAAGAAGAGATACGCACATTCAAACAGGAAGAACTATTGTGGAAGACATTACCAGGCATCACCAATTCCGCAGGTAACCTTACCCTGCACCTCGCCGGCAACCTGCGCCATTTCGTTGGCGCACTGCTCGGCAACACCGGCTACATACGCGACCGGGACAAAGAATTCTCTGCCAAAGATATACCGGCAGCCGATCTGCTTTCCGCTATCGCTGAAACAAAACAAGTAGTGAAAGAAACAATTGGTAAGCTGTCAGCAGATGACCTGGATAAGACCTATCCCGTGAAGATATTCGATACAGAATTGACGACCGGGTACTTCCTCGTCCACCTGCTCAGCCACCTGAGCTACCACCTCGGACAGATCAACTACCTGAGACGTATCCTTCAGCCCTAA
- a CDS encoding DMT family transporter — MAWIYLAIAGLFEIGWPLGLKLSQGGQYKVTGIILAVVSMAISGFFLWMAQRTIPIGTAYAVWSGIGAAGTFLVGILFFSDPASFWRIASAFLIIMGVIGLKLSA; from the coding sequence ATGGCATGGATCTATTTAGCAATTGCCGGCCTCTTCGAAATCGGCTGGCCATTAGGATTGAAACTCTCGCAAGGCGGACAGTACAAAGTAACAGGCATTATTCTCGCCGTGGTATCAATGGCCATCAGTGGCTTCTTCCTGTGGATGGCACAACGAACCATTCCAATAGGCACCGCCTATGCTGTATGGAGCGGTATCGGCGCCGCAGGTACCTTCCTGGTAGGCATCCTGTTCTTCAGCGATCCGGCCAGCTTCTGGCGCATAGCCTCCGCTTTCCTGATCATCATGGGCGTAATAGGCCTGAAACTCAGCGCCTGA
- a CDS encoding DUF4377 domain-containing protein, producing the protein MQKNLLLAAGLGLVLMSACQSSTTPGNTDSTATFNPANDTNMIATTPGTVYADYYEAKLPAASGPGRIIGLSLRATGDAELTTDYQNYQPEIVQIGPYEQGADSTIKLTLTTVGSGNDKKETMVFKREGEVLVYQGKDFGSDGLKLTKKEKQVPEEKELIMWVNKKKTKCTVPPGGPRDCYQISYDKVAPTADKDWQSFSNEIEGFTFQEGKVQHIKVQRRSVVAPPADASPYTYKLLEVVK; encoded by the coding sequence ATGCAAAAAAACTTACTGTTAGCAGCAGGCTTGGGACTAGTATTAATGAGTGCTTGCCAGTCATCCACAACACCAGGAAACACCGACAGCACCGCTACCTTCAATCCGGCTAACGATACTAACATGATCGCCACTACACCTGGCACCGTGTACGCTGACTATTACGAAGCAAAACTGCCGGCAGCATCAGGCCCCGGCCGTATCATAGGCCTGTCCCTCCGCGCTACAGGAGATGCCGAATTGACGACCGACTACCAGAACTATCAACCCGAGATCGTTCAGATAGGACCATATGAACAAGGCGCCGATAGCACCATCAAACTAACCCTCACCACCGTAGGTAGCGGCAACGATAAAAAGGAAACCATGGTATTCAAAAGGGAAGGAGAGGTGCTCGTATACCAGGGCAAAGACTTCGGCAGCGATGGCCTTAAACTGACTAAAAAAGAAAAACAGGTGCCCGAAGAAAAAGAACTGATCATGTGGGTGAATAAGAAAAAAACAAAATGCACAGTACCTCCGGGCGGCCCCCGCGATTGCTACCAGATCTCCTACGATAAAGTAGCACCCACCGCAGACAAAGACTGGCAGTCATTCTCTAACGAAATCGAAGGCTTCACCTTCCAGGAAGGTAAAGTACAACATATCAAGGTACAACGCAGATCAGTAGTGGCACCGCCCGCTGATGCCAGCCCTTACACCTACAAACTACTGGAAGTAGTGAAGTAA
- a CDS encoding ion transporter, whose product MTDKRRRTLSPLQEKWHQIIFEAETPAGRAFDIVLLSLILLSVVVIMLESVDSIRSRYHTVFVTLEWIFTVMFTLEYLFRIYCSYRPKAYIFSFYGLIDLLCILPNYLEFFFGGAHFLLVIRALRLLRVFRVFKLVQFVNESQQLLFALRASRRKISVFLFFILLLTVIMGTIMYVVESSYNSGFTSIPVSVYWAVVTLTTVGYGDIAPVTPLGQAISAVIMIMGYAIIAVPTGIVTVEMNRLQHAGDIKLQVCPHCMKESLDADAVYCKHCGSKL is encoded by the coding sequence ATGACAGATAAGCGCAGACGTACGCTCAGCCCTTTGCAGGAGAAATGGCATCAGATCATCTTTGAGGCGGAAACGCCTGCTGGTCGTGCATTTGACATTGTGTTACTCTCTCTGATCCTGTTGAGTGTTGTAGTCATTATGCTGGAGAGTGTGGATAGTATACGTAGCCGGTATCATACGGTCTTTGTCACTTTGGAGTGGATATTTACGGTGATGTTCACGCTGGAGTACCTGTTCCGTATTTATTGCAGTTACCGGCCGAAGGCGTATATATTCAGCTTTTACGGGTTGATAGACTTGTTGTGTATATTACCTAATTACCTGGAGTTTTTCTTTGGCGGGGCTCATTTCCTGTTGGTGATACGGGCGTTGCGGTTGCTCCGGGTATTCCGTGTGTTCAAGCTGGTACAGTTCGTCAATGAAAGCCAGCAGTTGTTATTTGCACTGAGGGCGAGCAGACGTAAGATATCTGTATTCCTGTTTTTCATTTTGTTGCTGACTGTCATCATGGGTACTATTATGTATGTGGTAGAGTCGTCGTATAATTCGGGTTTTACGAGTATCCCGGTGAGTGTGTATTGGGCGGTGGTGACGCTGACAACTGTTGGTTATGGTGATATAGCGCCGGTTACGCCATTGGGTCAGGCGATATCTGCGGTGATCATGATCATGGGGTATGCTATTATTGCGGTGCCTACGGGTATTGTGACGGTGGAGATGAATCGTTTGCAGCATGCCGGTGATATTAAATTGCAAGTATGTCCACACTGTATGAAAGAGTCGCTGGATGCGGATGCGGTGTATTGCAAACACTGTGGTAGTAAGTTGTGA
- the pncB gene encoding nicotinate phosphoribosyltransferase produces the protein MILTSLLDNDFYKFTMQHCVIKLFPKARARYRFINRGGHRYPPGFDQVLRQAVDDMAQLRLSREEQAYLRVTCPYLDPTYLDFLQGYRYDPSEVHILQHGDQLEVTVEGYWYRTILWEVPLMSLICELYYKLTGQQRMPDEAVIQRSKEKIVRYKEMGITIADFGSRRRHSYAVHKLVVQTLKQYGEGCFIGSSNVHLAMRSGIKPIGTHAHEWFMFHAAKYGFKMANMLGLEHWVQVYRGDLGIALSDTYTTRVFFEQFDKKFSKLFDGVRHDSGDPLSFAAQTIAHYQRMGIDPLSKTIIFSDGLNEEKVARIADYCRGQVGMSFGIGTNFTNDVGLEPLNIVIKMYEAYPEDAAQWTPVVKLSDINGKYTGDPRMIALAKAMLDIPE, from the coding sequence ATGATATTGACATCACTGCTGGATAATGATTTCTATAAGTTTACGATGCAACATTGTGTAATCAAGTTGTTTCCGAAGGCGAGGGCGCGTTACCGGTTTATTAACCGGGGAGGGCATCGTTATCCACCGGGTTTTGACCAGGTGTTGCGGCAGGCAGTGGATGATATGGCACAGTTGCGGTTATCACGGGAGGAGCAGGCGTATCTGCGGGTGACGTGTCCGTACCTGGACCCTACGTATCTGGACTTCCTGCAAGGTTACCGTTATGATCCATCGGAGGTGCATATTTTACAGCATGGGGATCAGCTGGAGGTAACGGTGGAAGGATACTGGTACCGGACGATCCTTTGGGAGGTGCCGTTGATGTCTTTGATCTGTGAGTTGTATTATAAGCTTACGGGGCAGCAGCGTATGCCGGATGAGGCGGTGATACAGCGGAGTAAGGAGAAGATCGTCCGGTATAAGGAGATGGGTATTACGATTGCGGATTTCGGGTCCCGGCGCCGGCATTCTTATGCGGTACATAAGCTGGTGGTGCAGACGCTGAAGCAGTATGGGGAGGGATGTTTTATTGGTAGCAGCAATGTGCATTTGGCTATGCGGAGTGGTATCAAGCCGATTGGTACCCATGCGCATGAGTGGTTTATGTTTCACGCTGCGAAGTATGGTTTTAAGATGGCTAATATGCTGGGGTTGGAGCATTGGGTGCAGGTATACCGGGGTGATCTGGGGATTGCGTTGTCGGACACGTATACTACGCGGGTATTTTTTGAGCAATTCGATAAGAAGTTTTCCAAGTTATTTGACGGTGTGCGTCATGACAGTGGGGATCCATTGAGTTTTGCGGCGCAGACGATCGCACATTATCAGCGGATGGGTATAGACCCGTTGTCGAAGACGATCATTTTTTCTGACGGTCTGAACGAGGAGAAGGTGGCCCGTATTGCGGATTATTGCCGTGGGCAGGTGGGTATGTCGTTTGGTATAGGTACTAACTTCACGAATGATGTTGGGTTGGAGCCGTTGAATATTGTGATCAAGATGTACGAGGCCTATCCGGAGGATGCGGCGCAGTGGACGCCGGTGGTCAAGTTATCTGATATCAATGGTAAATATACGGGTGATCCCCGCATGATTGCGTTGGCGAAGGCGATGCTAGATATTCCGGAATAG